CCAGGATTATGAAGGCATTGTTGACATGGAAGATATTAAGATATATAAATTGATAGCTGTAGTAAATGAAACGGAAATTGAGCGAATTGATACAGTTAAAAATAGTTTAAAAGAGATTTCCAGCGTATCCTTTTCATCCTCTTTCCCAAATAACTGTGAAATCACTTCAAGTGCTGCTCAAAAAGGCAAAGCAATTAGAAGATATGAAAACATGAAGAAAATGGTATTCGATGAAATTTACTCATTTGGAGATGGCGGCAATGATTTAACACAGTTCGAAGTGTCTACAAGATCATTTGCAATGGAAAATGCTCCTGATGAAATAAAAAGAAGAGCAAGTGATATAACTAAGAGCAACAATGATGATGGTGTAGCTTATGCAGTCACCGAAATTCTAAAGTTGGTCTAAGCAATGCCAGGAGCATAGACTAAGGTCTATTGCTCCTTTTCTTTTGAGAAGTTTACAAAGAAACAGAGGTTTTCAGTCAAGAATTCTTCACATATACTTGCTATTTTCATCATAAAAAGCCAAAATAAAGAATGGTTGGCTACATTAAGTCAGCCAGTAGAAAGTAGGGATATGAATTGACAGATTTTAAAAGCTTAGGAATCAATGATAATGCAATAAACCTTTTGCGAAATAGAGGTATAATAGAACCTTCTCCTATTCAAAAAATGGTTATTCCATCCATTTTAGAAGGAAAAGATGTGATAGCACAAGCCCAGACTGGTACAGGTAAAACATATGCATTTGCTTTGCCAATCGTACAAAAGCTAAAAAAAGACGCAGACTATATTCAAGCATTGATTGTCAGCCCAACAAGAGAGCTAGCGATCCAAATTGCTGCCGAAATAGAGAAAGTGAAACCAGATTATGCAGAGGTGCTCACTGCTTACGGCGGGCAGGATGTAGAGAAGCAGCTGCATCGGATGAAGGATAATATCTCCATTGTTGTTGCAACACCAGGCAGATTAATCGATTATATGAAACGCGGCCACATTAAGCTCGACCGCTTGAAAGTGCTAGTGTTAGATGAGGCAGACCAGATGCTTCATATCGGCTTCTTAGAGGAAGTCAAATACATAATGCGTAAATCAGCAGCAAACAGACAAACTTTAATGTTCTCTGCAACGATATCAGATAATATTAAAATGCTTGCCAAGAAATATATGAAAGAAGCTGAATATATAACAGCAGAGAAAAAACAAGGTCCTGCTGTAACGGTAAAACAGTTTTCGATGCACTCAACAGACAGAGCGAAACAAGGAACATTAATGAGTCTAATTACATCCTTTAATCCTTATATGGCTGTTGTCTTTTGCCGTACGAAACGACGTGTAAGCAAATTGTATGAAGTTCTCCGAAACAATGGCTTTGAGTGCCGTGAATTACACGGTGACCTTTCCCAAGCGAAACGTGAACAAGTGATGAAAGATTTCCGTAATGTAAAGTTTCCAATTTTAATTGCTACAGATGTTGCAGCAAGAGGGTTGGATATTGACGGGATTTCACATGTATTCAATTATGACATCCCAGCAGATGCAGAAAGCTATGTGCACAGAATCGGACGTACAGGAAGAGCTGGCTTAGAAGGATTTGCGATTACTTTATATACTTCTGATGACAGACAAACATTGGATATGATAGAAGATGAGCTTGGCATTCGCATTGAAAAAATGCAGCAATTAAAAAAGACGGATGATAAAAAAGTTCAGGAGAAAAAGGCCCCAGACAGTAAACGGAAAACTGGCTTCCGTGCTGCGCAAAAAGCAAAAGCTGTTCAAGGAAGAAAAAAACAGTCTTCGAATGAAGATAATAAAAAGCAAGATAGTGGAAAAAGAAACAGCAATAGTGGAACAAGACAGGAAAAAGGGCGTACGAATGGTTCAAATGCAAGCAGGCATACAGGCAGTGCTGTCTATAAACCAAAAAGATCTAAAAAGAAATAATAAGGTAAAGGAGCTATCAGGAACGTGATTAAAGCAAATATGATGAAATACATTGAAAAAAATGCAACTAACAGTAAAATCTCCGTTCTTCCATTAGAAAGAGCATACGTACTTGAAAATGAATTGGCAAAGGAAGAAAATATCGCTGTAAGCGAGTTAACTGACCGACTTGGTCAAACTTATATGGAGCTTGCCAATAAAGAGAGTGATGAAGTTGTTAAGGACAACTTGCCTGCCTCTTTTTTGAATGACAAGATTTCACTATTAAAAGCAAATCTTGAGGAATACTTATACATCGAGTCTGATTTATTTGACATTATTCAAGTGGAAGGACTGACATTGGAAGTAGATTCTGTATTTCGCAAGTATGATGCATTGTTCGGCTTCAAGGCACCTAAAAAACAGGAAGCCGTAATCCGTGCCTATTTTGCTGAACAGCTGGGAGAAGAGAATTCTTACAGCTTGATGTTTAACGGACAGGACGGACTTTGGGATGTAAACCTTCCGATTGAAAATGTAGCTGGTTTTACAGAGGATTTAACAATCGCACAAGCGTTAGAGCTGTTTTACCAATTCATGTTTGGGTTAGGAAAAAAGCTGGAAGAGAAATAAAAAGGGGAGAGAGTAGCGATGGGTGACTCTATTATACGTACACAGGTTGATTCAACTGTGTTTACTTGGGATAAAGAAAAAGGTGTATTTACATTTGACGGAGCCCCATCTATGCTGTTTTGGGACTCCGCGATAGAATTATTCATCAGCACGATCATTGAGATATCAGGGGAAGATGTGTCTAATACCGTTTTAGAGGCAACTGGATTCCGAATGGGCGAGCTGGTGAGCAGTTATTACAAAGATAGAATTGATACACGAAATGTACTTACGCAATATATCGATATTTATCGGAATGCAGGCTGGGGGAAAATTAATGTCCGCCATTTTTGTCTGGAGGAGAAACGAATGATCCTGCAGCTTGAAAACAGCTGGGAGCATCGCATCTATCAATCTCTCAAAAAAGAGCAGGCGCTCGTTCTTTTACCAAGCCATTGGGCCGGAGTGTTTACAGGCTTATTGAAGGAAAACATGTGGTATAAAGTCAATAAATCGCAGCTGTCTGGCAGTGAATATGATGAGATTGAAATTTTCCCATCCTCTATTACACCTAATGATAATATCCATGAGCTTGCACGACAAAAAGAACAAGCATATATCAGTGAGCTGGAACAAAAAGTAGCGGACAGAACGCATGAGCTGACAGATCTTGTCAAACATTTGTCTACACCGATTATGCCTGTGTTAAAAGGGATATTAGCAGTCT
This DNA window, taken from Niallia sp. Man26, encodes the following:
- a CDS encoding STAS domain-containing protein, giving the protein MGDSIIRTQVDSTVFTWDKEKGVFTFDGAPSMLFWDSAIELFISTIIEISGEDVSNTVLEATGFRMGELVSSYYKDRIDTRNVLTQYIDIYRNAGWGKINVRHFCLEEKRMILQLENSWEHRIYQSLKKEQALVLLPSHWAGVFTGLLKENMWYKVNKSQLSGSEYDEIEIFPSSITPNDNIHELARQKEQAYISELEQKVADRTHELTDLVKHLSTPIMPVLKGILAVSLVGKFNDERFEGLLQTTLFEFSKKRASYLLLDMTAISEFDEYIVFRLQGLVKAVSLLGGECILVGISPTLGVQIVNSGVDLSTIPTFSTLEQGIEHAVDLLGYEIVKKR
- a CDS encoding branched-chain amino acid aminotransferase — protein: MIKANMMKYIEKNATNSKISVLPLERAYVLENELAKEENIAVSELTDRLGQTYMELANKESDEVVKDNLPASFLNDKISLLKANLEEYLYIESDLFDIIQVEGLTLEVDSVFRKYDALFGFKAPKKQEAVIRAYFAEQLGEENSYSLMFNGQDGLWDVNLPIENVAGFTEDLTIAQALELFYQFMFGLGKKLEEK
- a CDS encoding DEAD/DEAH box helicase; protein product: MTDFKSLGINDNAINLLRNRGIIEPSPIQKMVIPSILEGKDVIAQAQTGTGKTYAFALPIVQKLKKDADYIQALIVSPTRELAIQIAAEIEKVKPDYAEVLTAYGGQDVEKQLHRMKDNISIVVATPGRLIDYMKRGHIKLDRLKVLVLDEADQMLHIGFLEEVKYIMRKSAANRQTLMFSATISDNIKMLAKKYMKEAEYITAEKKQGPAVTVKQFSMHSTDRAKQGTLMSLITSFNPYMAVVFCRTKRRVSKLYEVLRNNGFECRELHGDLSQAKREQVMKDFRNVKFPILIATDVAARGLDIDGISHVFNYDIPADAESYVHRIGRTGRAGLEGFAITLYTSDDRQTLDMIEDELGIRIEKMQQLKKTDDKKVQEKKAPDSKRKTGFRAAQKAKAVQGRKKQSSNEDNKKQDSGKRNSNSGTRQEKGRTNGSNASRHTGSAVYKPKRSKKK
- a CDS encoding HAD family hydrolase, with translation MKCVSIDLDGTLLDDQHLISENNRNVIKQMKDNNIEVILNTGRQYADVIKVAGVAELELPIFCLNGSMMYSETGELLYETTLSKELYFELLEKLKPLNVGILVYTNRGGFPGTLPSLRGKSWDQIEEMFSSQDYEGIVDMEDIKIYKLIAVVNETEIERIDTVKNSLKEISSVSFSSSFPNNCEITSSAAQKGKAIRRYENMKKMVFDEIYSFGDGGNDLTQFEVSTRSFAMENAPDEIKRRASDITKSNNDDGVAYAVTEILKLV